GAACGGCGGATCCTTCCGGCCGTTGACCACCCAGGTGCGTTCAGGTTCAGTTCTTGGCGCGGTGGCACCGGCGCCGTGCCAGTGGTACTTCTCCCACCTAGGACTATTGATCGACCTGGTTTCCAAGGCCATGGCGCCAGCCATGCCCGAGCGGGTTGCCAGCGCCAGCCACGGCGACTCGATGATCATCACTGCAGCCGGTTTCGATCCGCGCTTCGGCCGGAACTTCGTGACCATGGAGGCCACACTGGGCGGTTGGGGGGCCTGGCAAGGCACCGACGGAGAGTCCGCCATGATCAACAACGTCAACGGCTCCCTCAAGGACCTGCCCATCGAAATGATGGAGACCCGCTACCCGTTCCGCATCAACGAGTACTCCATCCGCCCCAATTCCGGCGGCCCGGGCCAGTGGCGCGGCGGCAACGGAGTCATCCGTGAATACGAGTTCCTGGCCGACTGCGTCGTCGGGCTCTGGTTCGAAAGGTCCAAGACCCCGGCTTGGGGACTCTTCGGCGGCTCAGACGCCCAAGGGCCCGAGGTCGTGTTCAACCCGGGCCGCAGCGATGAGGTGCGCACCCTGAAAGCGAACGCCCGCAAGGTCAAGGCCGGCGATATCGTGCGGCTCGCCGTCGGTGGCGGCGGCGGCTTCGGGGACGTCTCCCAGCGCTCCCGGGATGAGATCACCTACGACATCGTCAACGGGTTCATCACCGAGGACTTCGCCAAGAGCCACTACGGATACTAAGCCCCCCCACAGAAAGACACCCCAATGAAAAACATCAAGCAATCAGCCGCAGCCGCGGCGCTCATCGGGCTAGCCCTCCTGACGTCAGCCTGCAGCCCACCCACCCAAGCGGCCGCGGGACCAGCTTCGACGGCGGACGCCGGTAAACCCCTCAACGTTGGATTCTTCGGCTTCGCCAAGTCCAACGGCTTCGCCCAGGGTACCTTCCTCGGCGTACAGCAGGCGGCCAAGGCCAACAACGCCAGCGCCACGTTCGTAGATCCCAACTTCAACGCCCAGACCCAGGTCCAGCAGATCCAGGACGCCGTCACCTCAAAACAGTTCGAGGTGATGGTCGTCCAGGCGAACGACAACCAGGCCCTCATCGCCCCACTGCAGCAGGCCGTCCAAGCCGGCATAACTGTTGTGGTCGAGTTCTCCGTTATCGGCCCGAAGTTCGACACTATCCAGCCCCAGGTTCCGGGCGCAATCAGCATCGTCGACCTTCCCATCAGCAACGGCAAGATGCTCGGCCAGATGGGCAAGGATGCCTGCGCCAAAGTCGCCAAAGACACCTGCAAGGTGGCATACCTCGAGGGATTCAAGTCCCTGCCGCTGGATAACGCCCGGACCGAAGCAGTGAAAGCTGAGCTGGCCACTGATCCGAAGATCAAGCTGGTGGCCAGTGTCGAAGGCGGATACACCCAGGACAGCGGCCGGCAGGCGTTCCAGAACGTTTCCCAGGCCAACCCGGACGTCGATGTCGTCATCGGCGCATCCCAGGCAATCACGGGTGCGGCAGCCGCGGCCGGCAATAGCAACATCAAGTTCATCGGCAACGGCGCATCCACCTCGAATGTAGAGGCTGTCCGGTCCGGTAAATGGTTCTCCATCTACGTCAGCGATGTGGTGGCGAACGGCGCCAAGGCCACGGAACTCGGCCTTGCGAAGGCCCGGGGCCAGCAGGTGGAAACGGCAGTGGACGAGTCGAGCTTGGCTCCCAACAAGGCCAAGGGCACGAAGGAAGCCCTCGACGCCGTGAACTACGTCTCGAAGTACTCGGACTAGCCGACTTATCCCCCCCGCGTGCTCCTGTCCTGCCGGGGCTGAGGTCCCGGCAGGACAGGAGCCCCCGCCCCGGTCCCGGCAGGACCGGCCAAAACGTCCATTCCATCTCCCGAGGTCAAAATGGCTATACAACAGTTGGATTCACCAGAGCGAGTCAATCGGAGTGCCGCTCCGGAAATCACCGTCTCCGGAATCGGAAAGCGGTACGGTGCCAGCACTGTGCTGCGCGATATCACGTTGTCGGTGGCTCCGGGGGAAATCCACGGCATCATGGGGGAAAACGGCGCTGGCAAGAGCACGCTGCTGAAGATCCTCGGCGGCGCCATCGCGGCGGATTCCGGCGTCGTCAAGCTTGACGACCGGGAGGTGAAGATCACCGAGCCCCGGGACGCCATCGCACAAGGAATTTCCCTCATATCCCAAGAGCTGGCACTCATTCCTGGGCTTTCAGTGCTGGAGAACGTCTTCCTGGGCCGATGGGCCAACACGGGAAGCCTGCTCCGTTCGCGGCGGGACGCCGACCACTTCGAGCGACTCCTGGCCGAGACCGGCTTTGAGCTTGACCCCCGGGCGATGGCAGGGGACCTCCCCATCGGTCAGCAGCAGCAGGTCGAAATCCTGAAAGCCCTCGCCCGTGGCGCCAAGGTGCTGTGCATGGACGAGCCGACGGCGGTCCTGAACGAGGCCGAGAAAGCAAAGCTGTTGGAGGTGATCAGGAGCCTCGCGCGTTCAGGCACCACCGTCATCCTCGTATCGCACTATCTGGAGGAAGTCCTGGGTTTGGTGGATCGCGTGACCGTCCTCCGTGACGGACAGCACATCACCACTGAAGACGCCTCGGGGCACACGCCGGAGTCGCTCGTCGGCTTGATGGTCGGCAGGGAGGTCGATTTCCTCATCCCGGAGGTTCGGCCGGTGCCTCCGGAAGCAAAAACGGTAGTCCAGGTGGCGGGACTGAGCAGCGCAAAAGTGCAAGACGTCTCCTTCACGGTCCGCCAAGGCGAAATCCTGGGCATCGCGGGCTTGGTCGGCAGTGGCCGTAGCGAGACACTGCTCGCCATGTTCGGTGCTGATCGAATCACTGGTGGACATGTCCGGATCAACGGCCGACGCCTCCGGGGCAACTCCATCCGGGAAGCCATCAAAGCCGGAATGGCCCTCGTCCCCGAGTCGCGGAAAGAACAGGGCCTGGTCATGTCCCGGCCGGTGGACGAAAACATCGCCCTTTCCACCTTGTCGGGCCGATCATTGAGCGGTTTCGTCAGGGTAGCCCGGGAAAAGGCAGCCGTATCGGAGATCAGCCATTCCGTCGACCTGCGCGGCGCCCGCCGCGGCTCGCTGATTGCCGATTTGTCCGGCGGAAACCAGCAGAAGGCGCTCTTCGCGAAGTGGCTGCTCAATCCTCCGGCGGTCCTGCTGGTGGACGAACCCACGCGTGGTGTCGACATCGCGGCCAAGGCGCGCATCCACGGCATGATTGCCGACCTCGCAGCAAAGGGCACGGCTGTCGTCGTCGTCAGCTCCGAACTCGAGGAAGTCATCGGCCTGTCCCACCGTATCCATGTCATGAGGCAAGGCCGCATCGTTGCTGAATTCGACCGGAACGCCTCCCGCGATGAAGTCATGACTTCCGCATTTCTGAAATAGGTGAATCAAATGACCACAGTTACCGTTGCCGGGTCCGAGCCGGCCGAGAAGAAATTCAAGCTCAATGTCAGGGATTTCGGGATCGTCTTCGGACTGATCGCCATCATGCTGTTACTGACCCTCAATACCGGAACGTTCCTGACCGGCCGAAACTTCATCAACCTGTTCGACCAAGCCGCCATCGTGGGACTGTTGGCCTCTGCCGCCACACTGTGTATCGTCAGCGGTGTCTTCGATCTCTCCTCCACCGCAAACCTGGCGGTCTCCGCCATCGCCGGAGTGATGATTACCCAGCACTTCGGGGTGATAGCGGGATTCGTCGGCGCATTGTTGGTAGGAGCCGCACTGGGAACCGTCACCGGGCTGATCGTTGTCACTACGAAGGTGAATTCCTTCATAGGCACGCTGGCGGTAAGCATCATCTATCGCGGCCTGGCCATCGTGATCACGGGCGGAGCCATCGTCTCGCCGCTGCCCGAGCAACTTGCCGCCTTCCAGACGTGGACCTGGCCGAGCCTCTTCAGCCTCACTGCCGGCTCTGTGCTCATGGTTGCCATGACGATCGTCCTAGGCATCGTCCTCTGGCGCACTACGTTTGGACGCAGGATTTACGCCGTGGGAGGCAATAAGGAAGCGGCACGCCTTAGCGGTATCCGCACAGGTTCCATCCACGTCGCCGTCTTTGCCATCAGCGGCCTGTGCTCCGCGATGGCCGGCATGATTCTTGCTTCACGCGCAGGCTCAGCCCAGCCAGCCATGGCCATCGGCATCGAACTCACGGCCATTGCCGCCGTAGTCATTGGAGGCACCAGCATTCTCGGCGGACACGGCGCTATGTGGCGGGCCTTCGTCGGAGTCATGATCCTGACCGTCATCGGCAACGGCTTCAACCTGCTCCACTGGGACACCACCTACCAGCAGGTTGTCACCGGCGTCCTCATTCTGCTTGCAGTCGCCGCGGACGGATTGTTCTTCCGCAAGCGCACCGGATAGGCCCTCGTGGGGGGACGCTATATACATGGAACATGGTCGTGACCTGTTGAGGGAGCTGCCGCAGGCTGAACAGGAGGCCGAACAATGCGCATAGGGCTGCGGTTGCAGGGAACAAGCTGCAGGGCCTTGGTGCTGGACGGGCACAGCGTGGTGGCCGCCGCGGCTGCGGTGCGGTGCAGCACGCTTGCGGAGGCAGTCGACACCACCTTCGAAGAGCTTCGTCACGACCTTGGTGCGGAAGCTACGAAAGTCACGGACATTACCGCCGACGCCGGACCCGTCCTCGCAGCACGGAAACTAGCCTCGGTCATCGCGATCCGGATCTCGCCCCGCCCGCCTGCGGACGCGTTCCACGTGACTGGGCTGCCAGCACTCGTCGAACCCGTGGTGGCCCGGACCATCCACGTCGGCGGAGGCCACGACCTGAGGGGACGCCCCCTCGCTCCGCTTGGGTTGGAGGCTTTCCTGGCCGAACTTCCGGACATCCTCTCCCGAGAGGTAAGGAACATTGCAATCACTTCCGTGGGGTCGACGGCGTCGAAGGATCACGAAATGCGCATTGCCGATGCCATCTTGTCCAGTGACAGCGAAATGCGCATCAGCATCTCCAGTGACTTCTATTCCAGCGTCTTCCGCGACCGTGACTACACAGCCATCCTGAATAGCGCCCTCATGGAAACAGGGGAGGGCCTGGCCGCGATGCTGGAAGCGTCGGGACGGCGGCATTTTCCCTCCGCCACGATGTGGTTCGCCAAGAACGACGGCGGCCGTGCGCCGCTTGCGCGGCTGGCTGTGATTCCGATTCACGGGTTGCGCCCCGAACCCGCCATGCAGATCCTCGGCGCGGCTACCTTGGCCGGCGCCCCGGACGGGGAGGTCGTCATCTGCGCGGACTCGGGGGTCACTGTGGGCCAAATCCGCGGGGGCCTCCCTGCTACGCGAAGCGTCATCCGCCAAGGGTACGAGGCGAGCCTCGCCAGCAACGCCGCCGTCGTCGAGCCGTACACGGCCGATCATCCGGTCCGCCCGGCGGTCCCCTCGGTGATCGCCGACCTCCGAAGCGGGCAGGACACCCCGCTCCCGTTCGGGCTCGTTCCCACGCTGGCAGCTGCGCACGACGCCGCGCAGGTGGGGTCCGCCGTCGCGCCCCTGACCGCCTGGATCGACAGGTTGGAGACGGTAAGCGGGCGGGCGGACCTCCAGTTGGTGCAGCGTCGCGCGGAAGAAGATGCCGAGTCGGCAGCCGTTCAGTTGGGGGCGAGCCCGGGGCTCACGCGGATCATTGAATCGAACGTGTACGCCATGCCCTACGGCAACCCCGGCATCGTGCGGATCAGGGTCCAAGCGGCTGGTGAAGTCTCCGGGGACACGATGGAAGATGCCGCCGAAATTCAAGGACGGGCACCTTTCGGGGCGGAAGAGGGTGCCACCCGATGAGCGCCCTGCTGACGGTGCAGGATGTCCGGCACCTGAGAACCGGCGCCCACTTCCTGGCCTGCACCATCGACCCGACAGCCATCTACGTTTACGCGGAGATGATCGAAAAGGCCATGGAAAACCGTGCCTTGGAACTCATCCCGATTGACGAGCTGGCCCCCGATGACCTCGTGGTTGCGGTCGGAATGGTTACTCAGGGTCTCTTGATCGCGGATATGCCTCCGGTAGGCGATGAGTTCATCGGGTGCATCCGTGCCATCGAGGCCACGCTCGGCCGACAGGTACGGGCGATCTATTCGCTGGCCGCCGCCAACATCAACGGAATTGTTCCCCTCATGGTCGGGCTGCAGTCCTCGCTGCCGGTGATTGATTCCGACCCCATGGGCCGTGT
This genomic interval from Arthrobacter sp. FW306-2-2C-D06B contains the following:
- a CDS encoding sugar ABC transporter ATP-binding protein yields the protein MAIQQLDSPERVNRSAAPEITVSGIGKRYGASTVLRDITLSVAPGEIHGIMGENGAGKSTLLKILGGAIAADSGVVKLDDREVKITEPRDAIAQGISLISQELALIPGLSVLENVFLGRWANTGSLLRSRRDADHFERLLAETGFELDPRAMAGDLPIGQQQQVEILKALARGAKVLCMDEPTAVLNEAEKAKLLEVIRSLARSGTTVILVSHYLEEVLGLVDRVTVLRDGQHITTEDASGHTPESLVGLMVGREVDFLIPEVRPVPPEAKTVVQVAGLSSAKVQDVSFTVRQGEILGIAGLVGSGRSETLLAMFGADRITGGHVRINGRRLRGNSIREAIKAGMALVPESRKEQGLVMSRPVDENIALSTLSGRSLSGFVRVAREKAAVSEISHSVDLRGARRGSLIADLSGGNQQKALFAKWLLNPPAVLLVDEPTRGVDIAAKARIHGMIADLAAKGTAVVVVSSELEEVIGLSHRIHVMRQGRIVAEFDRNASRDEVMTSAFLK
- a CDS encoding ABC transporter permease codes for the protein MTTVTVAGSEPAEKKFKLNVRDFGIVFGLIAIMLLLTLNTGTFLTGRNFINLFDQAAIVGLLASAATLCIVSGVFDLSSTANLAVSAIAGVMITQHFGVIAGFVGALLVGAALGTVTGLIVVTTKVNSFIGTLAVSIIYRGLAIVITGGAIVSPLPEQLAAFQTWTWPSLFSLTAGSVLMVAMTIVLGIVLWRTTFGRRIYAVGGNKEAARLSGIRTGSIHVAVFAISGLCSAMAGMILASRAGSAQPAMAIGIELTAIAAVVIGGTSILGGHGAMWRAFVGVMILTVIGNGFNLLHWDTTYQQVVTGVLILLAVAADGLFFRKRTG
- a CDS encoding sugar ABC transporter substrate-binding protein translates to MKNIKQSAAAAALIGLALLTSACSPPTQAAAGPASTADAGKPLNVGFFGFAKSNGFAQGTFLGVQQAAKANNASATFVDPNFNAQTQVQQIQDAVTSKQFEVMVVQANDNQALIAPLQQAVQAGITVVVEFSVIGPKFDTIQPQVPGAISIVDLPISNGKMLGQMGKDACAKVAKDTCKVAYLEGFKSLPLDNARTEAVKAELATDPKIKLVASVEGGYTQDSGRQAFQNVSQANPDVDVVIGASQAITGAAAAAGNSNIKFIGNGASTSNVEAVRSGKWFSIYVSDVVANGAKATELGLAKARGQQVETAVDESSLAPNKAKGTKEALDAVNYVSKYSD
- a CDS encoding hydantoinase/oxoprolinase N-terminal domain-containing protein; amino-acid sequence: MRIGLRLQGTSCRALVLDGHSVVAAAAAVRCSTLAEAVDTTFEELRHDLGAEATKVTDITADAGPVLAARKLASVIAIRISPRPPADAFHVTGLPALVEPVVARTIHVGGGHDLRGRPLAPLGLEAFLAELPDILSREVRNIAITSVGSTASKDHEMRIADAILSSDSEMRISISSDFYSSVFRDRDYTAILNSALMETGEGLAAMLEASGRRHFPSATMWFAKNDGGRAPLARLAVIPIHGLRPEPAMQILGAATLAGAPDGEVVICADSGVTVGQIRGGLPATRSVIRQGYEASLASNAAVVEPYTADHPVRPAVPSVIADLRSGQDTPLPFGLVPTLAAAHDAAQVGSAVAPLTAWIDRLETVSGRADLQLVQRRAEEDAESAAVQLGASPGLTRIIESNVYAMPYGNPGIVRIRVQAAGEVSGDTMEDAAEIQGRAPFGAEEGATR